A single Cucumis melo cultivar AY chromosome 4, USDA_Cmelo_AY_1.0, whole genome shotgun sequence DNA region contains:
- the LOC103486384 gene encoding transcription factor AS1, translating to MATSNGGFLQTDSSTPPPSLPPWLSNSNGGSSLRPPSPSVTLTLSSPTVPAYTPIPWLQQPDRMPENIPLVLGNLAPQMSMPSCGGSLFASELVECCRELDEGHRAWAAHKKETAWRLRRQELQLESEKASRIRQKMEEVEGKVKALREEEKIALERIEAEYKEQLAGFRKDAEAKEQKLAEQWAAKHMSLTKFLEHMGCRTRIAESSGR from the coding sequence ATGGCCACTTCCAATGGGGGATTTCTTCAAACTGATTCATCCACTCCACCACCATCTCTTCCTCCTTGGCTTTCCAACTCCAACGGTGGCTCGTCGCTCCGACCGCCTTCCCCGTCAGTCACCTTAACGTTATCTTCCCCTACAGTTCCAGCCTACACTCCCATCCCCTGGTTGCAACAGCCAGACAGAATGCCAGAAAACATACCTCTTGTATTAGGCAATTTAGCACCTCAAATGTCAATGCCATCATGTGGTGGTAGCCTCTTTGCTTCCGAGCTCGTCGAGTGCTGCCGAGAGCTCGACGAAGGCCACCGTGCTTGGGCAGCACACAAGAAGGAAACAGCATGGAGGTTAAGAAGACAAGAGTTGCAATTGGAGTCGGAGAAGGCGTCTCGGATTCGACAAAAGATGGAAGAGGTTGAAGGGAAAGTAAAAGCtcttagagaagaagagaagattGCTTTGGAAAGGATTGAAGCTGAGTATAAGGAACAATTGGCAGGGTTTAGAAAAGATGCCGAGGCTAAAGAACAAAAGTTGGCTGAGCAATGGGCTGCTAAACATATGAGCCTTACTAAGTTTCTTGAGCATATGGGATGCAGGACTAGAATTGCTGAGTCAAGTGGGAGGTGA
- the LOC103486383 gene encoding RHOMBOID-like protein 1 isoform X2 has translation MAEHHPSDIQINSRQGTAIHPVEADGQSLQASGSVAYWEVKQFRKWIPWLIPSFVIANIVMFIITMSVNNCPKNSVSCIARFLGRFSFQSLKENPLLGPSSLTLRRMGALEVNKVVHGNQLWRLVTCIWLHAGVFHLLANMLSLLVIGIRLEQEFGFLRIGLLYVISGFGGSLLSSLFIQSNISVGASGALFGLLGGMLSELITNWTIYSNKVAALVTLLVIIVINLAVGILPHVDNFAHIGGFISGFLLGFVFLIRPQFGWVSQRYTSQTNSSFGANHKFKIYQCVLWIVSLILLIAGFTAGLVLLRRGFDANRHCSWCHYLSCVPTSKWSCNSETTYCLSQQVGNQLNLTCSSNGKFGTYILPNASNSEIQDTIKKKALGS, from the exons ATGGCAGAACACCATCCTTCAGATATTCAAATCAATTCCCGGCAAGGTACTGCAATCCACCCTGTAGAGGCGGATGGCCAGTCGTTACAAGCATCAGGTTCAGTTGCTTATTGGGAAGTCAAGCAATTCAGGAAATGGATACCTTGGTTAATTCCATCATTTGTTATAGCCAATATTGTTATGTTCATTATCACCATGTCCGTTAATAACTGCCCTAAGAATTCAGTCTCTTGTATTGCTCGATTCTTGGGTAGATTCTCTTTCCAGTCCCTAAAAGAAAATCCTCTGCTTGGACCTTCATCTCTAAC GCTACGGAGGATGGGTGCACTAGAAGTTAATAAAGTTGTTCATGGAAACCAACTATGGCGTCTTGTTACGTGTATATGGTTACATGCCGGTGTTTTTCATTTATTGGCAAATATGTTAAGTCTGTTGGTCATTGGAATTCGTCTTGAACAAGAATTCGGATTTT TACGGATTGGTTTGCTATATGTTATATCTGGATTTGGTGGGAGTCTGTTGTCTTCTCTATTCATCCAATCTAACATTTCTGTTGGGGCTTCTGGTGCCTTATTTGGGTTGCTCGGAGGAATGCTTTCCGAACTCATCACTAACTGGACGATATATTCTAATAAG GTTGCAGCTCTTGTTACTCTGTTGGTTATTATAGTGATCAATTTGGCAGTAGGAATTCTTCCTCATGTTGACAATTTTGCTCATATTGGAGGATTTATTTCTGGATTTCTTCTGGGGTTTGTATTTCTCATTCGCCCGCAGTTTGGATGGGTTAGCCAAAGATATACTTCTCAAACAAATTCTTCCTTTGGTGCGAATCATAAATTCAAGATATATCAATGTGTATTGTGGATCGTTTCGCTAATACTTCTGATTGCCGG GTTCACCGCTGGTCTGGTTTTACTTCGTCGAGGATTTGATGCAAACCGTCATTGTTCTTGGTGCCATTATTTGTCTTGCGTTCCTACTTCAAAATGGAGCTGTAATTCAGAAACTACATACTGTTTG TCCCAGCAAGTAGGTAACCAGTTGAATCTAACATGCTCAAGCAACGGCAAATTCGGGACGTATATTCTCCCAAATGCTTCAAATTCAGAGATACAAG ATACTATAAAGAAGAAGGCTCTGGGAAGCTAA
- the LOC103486383 gene encoding RHOMBOID-like protein 1 isoform X1, which produces MAEHHPSDIQINSRQGTAIHPVEADGQSLQASGSVAYWEVKQFRKWIPWLIPSFVIANIVMFIITMSVNNCPKNSVSCIARFLGRFSFQSLKENPLLGPSSLTLRRMGALEVNKVVHGNQLWRLVTCIWLHAGVFHLLANMLSLLVIGIRLEQEFGFLRIGLLYVISGFGGSLLSSLFIQSNISVGASGALFGLLGGMLSELITNWTIYSNKVAALVTLLVIIVINLAVGILPHVDNFAHIGGFISGFLLGFVFLIRPQFGWVSQRYTSQTNSSFGANHKFKIYQCVLWIVSLILLIAGFTAGLVLLRRGFDANRHCSWCHYLSCVPTSKWSCNSETTYCLSQQVGNQLNLTCSSNGKFGTYILPNASNSEIQVILQERKKMTKSLKSLIQPKSLNLWVKVNLL; this is translated from the exons ATGGCAGAACACCATCCTTCAGATATTCAAATCAATTCCCGGCAAGGTACTGCAATCCACCCTGTAGAGGCGGATGGCCAGTCGTTACAAGCATCAGGTTCAGTTGCTTATTGGGAAGTCAAGCAATTCAGGAAATGGATACCTTGGTTAATTCCATCATTTGTTATAGCCAATATTGTTATGTTCATTATCACCATGTCCGTTAATAACTGCCCTAAGAATTCAGTCTCTTGTATTGCTCGATTCTTGGGTAGATTCTCTTTCCAGTCCCTAAAAGAAAATCCTCTGCTTGGACCTTCATCTCTAAC GCTACGGAGGATGGGTGCACTAGAAGTTAATAAAGTTGTTCATGGAAACCAACTATGGCGTCTTGTTACGTGTATATGGTTACATGCCGGTGTTTTTCATTTATTGGCAAATATGTTAAGTCTGTTGGTCATTGGAATTCGTCTTGAACAAGAATTCGGATTTT TACGGATTGGTTTGCTATATGTTATATCTGGATTTGGTGGGAGTCTGTTGTCTTCTCTATTCATCCAATCTAACATTTCTGTTGGGGCTTCTGGTGCCTTATTTGGGTTGCTCGGAGGAATGCTTTCCGAACTCATCACTAACTGGACGATATATTCTAATAAG GTTGCAGCTCTTGTTACTCTGTTGGTTATTATAGTGATCAATTTGGCAGTAGGAATTCTTCCTCATGTTGACAATTTTGCTCATATTGGAGGATTTATTTCTGGATTTCTTCTGGGGTTTGTATTTCTCATTCGCCCGCAGTTTGGATGGGTTAGCCAAAGATATACTTCTCAAACAAATTCTTCCTTTGGTGCGAATCATAAATTCAAGATATATCAATGTGTATTGTGGATCGTTTCGCTAATACTTCTGATTGCCGG GTTCACCGCTGGTCTGGTTTTACTTCGTCGAGGATTTGATGCAAACCGTCATTGTTCTTGGTGCCATTATTTGTCTTGCGTTCCTACTTCAAAATGGAGCTGTAATTCAGAAACTACATACTGTTTG TCCCAGCAAGTAGGTAACCAGTTGAATCTAACATGCTCAAGCAACGGCAAATTCGGGACGTATATTCTCCCAAATGCTTCAAATTCAGAGATACAAG TAATATTACAGGAAAGGAAAAAGATGACCAAAAGTCTTAAATCATTGATTCAACCCAAAAGCTTAAATTTATGGGTGAAGgtaaatttattataa
- the LOC103486383 gene encoding RHOMBOID-like protein 1 isoform X3, producing MAEHHPSDIQINSRQGTAIHPVEADGQSLQASGSVAYWEVKQFRKWIPWLIPSFVIANIVMFIITMSVNNCPKNSVSCIARFLGRFSFQSLKENPLLGPSSLTLRRMGALEVNKVVHGNQLWRLVTCIWLHAGVFHLLANMLSLLVIGIRLEQEFGFLRIGLLYVISGFGGSLLSSLFIQSNISVGASGALFGLLGGMLSELITNWTIYSNKVAALVTLLVIIVINLAVGILPHVDNFAHIGGFISGFLLGFVFLIRPQFGWVSQRYTSQTNSSFGANHKFKIYQCVLWIVSLILLIAGFTAGLVLLRRGFDANRHCSWCHYLSCVPTSKWSCNSETTYCLSQQVGNQLNLTCSSNGKFGTYILPNASNSEIQGKEKDDQKS from the exons ATGGCAGAACACCATCCTTCAGATATTCAAATCAATTCCCGGCAAGGTACTGCAATCCACCCTGTAGAGGCGGATGGCCAGTCGTTACAAGCATCAGGTTCAGTTGCTTATTGGGAAGTCAAGCAATTCAGGAAATGGATACCTTGGTTAATTCCATCATTTGTTATAGCCAATATTGTTATGTTCATTATCACCATGTCCGTTAATAACTGCCCTAAGAATTCAGTCTCTTGTATTGCTCGATTCTTGGGTAGATTCTCTTTCCAGTCCCTAAAAGAAAATCCTCTGCTTGGACCTTCATCTCTAAC GCTACGGAGGATGGGTGCACTAGAAGTTAATAAAGTTGTTCATGGAAACCAACTATGGCGTCTTGTTACGTGTATATGGTTACATGCCGGTGTTTTTCATTTATTGGCAAATATGTTAAGTCTGTTGGTCATTGGAATTCGTCTTGAACAAGAATTCGGATTTT TACGGATTGGTTTGCTATATGTTATATCTGGATTTGGTGGGAGTCTGTTGTCTTCTCTATTCATCCAATCTAACATTTCTGTTGGGGCTTCTGGTGCCTTATTTGGGTTGCTCGGAGGAATGCTTTCCGAACTCATCACTAACTGGACGATATATTCTAATAAG GTTGCAGCTCTTGTTACTCTGTTGGTTATTATAGTGATCAATTTGGCAGTAGGAATTCTTCCTCATGTTGACAATTTTGCTCATATTGGAGGATTTATTTCTGGATTTCTTCTGGGGTTTGTATTTCTCATTCGCCCGCAGTTTGGATGGGTTAGCCAAAGATATACTTCTCAAACAAATTCTTCCTTTGGTGCGAATCATAAATTCAAGATATATCAATGTGTATTGTGGATCGTTTCGCTAATACTTCTGATTGCCGG GTTCACCGCTGGTCTGGTTTTACTTCGTCGAGGATTTGATGCAAACCGTCATTGTTCTTGGTGCCATTATTTGTCTTGCGTTCCTACTTCAAAATGGAGCTGTAATTCAGAAACTACATACTGTTTG TCCCAGCAAGTAGGTAACCAGTTGAATCTAACATGCTCAAGCAACGGCAAATTCGGGACGTATATTCTCCCAAATGCTTCAAATTCAGAGATACAAG GAAAGGAAAAAGATGACCAAAAGTCTTAA
- the LOC103486383 gene encoding RHOMBOID-like protein 1 isoform X4, translating into MAEHHPSDIQINSRQGTAIHPVEADGQSLQASGSVAYWEVKQFRKWIPWLIPSFVIANIVMFIITMSVNNCPKNSVSCIARFLGRFSFQSLKENPLLGPSSLTLRRMGALEVNKVVHGNQLWRLVTCIWLHAGVFHLLANMLSLLVIGIRLEQEFGFLRIGLLYVISGFGGSLLSSLFIQSNISVGASGALFGLLGGMLSELITNWTIYSNKVAALVTLLVIIVINLAVGILPHVDNFAHIGGFISGFLLGFVFLIRPQFGWVSQRYTSQTNSSFGANHKFKIYQCVLWIVSLILLIAGFTAGLVLLRRGFDANRHCSWCHYLSCVPTSKWSCNSETTYCLSQQVGNQLNLTCSSNGKFGTYILPNASNSEIQGLCSSLCS; encoded by the exons ATGGCAGAACACCATCCTTCAGATATTCAAATCAATTCCCGGCAAGGTACTGCAATCCACCCTGTAGAGGCGGATGGCCAGTCGTTACAAGCATCAGGTTCAGTTGCTTATTGGGAAGTCAAGCAATTCAGGAAATGGATACCTTGGTTAATTCCATCATTTGTTATAGCCAATATTGTTATGTTCATTATCACCATGTCCGTTAATAACTGCCCTAAGAATTCAGTCTCTTGTATTGCTCGATTCTTGGGTAGATTCTCTTTCCAGTCCCTAAAAGAAAATCCTCTGCTTGGACCTTCATCTCTAAC GCTACGGAGGATGGGTGCACTAGAAGTTAATAAAGTTGTTCATGGAAACCAACTATGGCGTCTTGTTACGTGTATATGGTTACATGCCGGTGTTTTTCATTTATTGGCAAATATGTTAAGTCTGTTGGTCATTGGAATTCGTCTTGAACAAGAATTCGGATTTT TACGGATTGGTTTGCTATATGTTATATCTGGATTTGGTGGGAGTCTGTTGTCTTCTCTATTCATCCAATCTAACATTTCTGTTGGGGCTTCTGGTGCCTTATTTGGGTTGCTCGGAGGAATGCTTTCCGAACTCATCACTAACTGGACGATATATTCTAATAAG GTTGCAGCTCTTGTTACTCTGTTGGTTATTATAGTGATCAATTTGGCAGTAGGAATTCTTCCTCATGTTGACAATTTTGCTCATATTGGAGGATTTATTTCTGGATTTCTTCTGGGGTTTGTATTTCTCATTCGCCCGCAGTTTGGATGGGTTAGCCAAAGATATACTTCTCAAACAAATTCTTCCTTTGGTGCGAATCATAAATTCAAGATATATCAATGTGTATTGTGGATCGTTTCGCTAATACTTCTGATTGCCGG GTTCACCGCTGGTCTGGTTTTACTTCGTCGAGGATTTGATGCAAACCGTCATTGTTCTTGGTGCCATTATTTGTCTTGCGTTCCTACTTCAAAATGGAGCTGTAATTCAGAAACTACATACTGTTTG TCCCAGCAAGTAGGTAACCAGTTGAATCTAACATGCTCAAGCAACGGCAAATTCGGGACGTATATTCTCCCAAATGCTTCAAATTCAGAGATACAAGGTTTGTGTTCTAGTCTTTGCAGTTGA
- the LOC103486382 gene encoding scarecrow-like protein 9 → MTSNIVMTPDRELRKSGRYIDNRPFGIQAEEGTHGRPRFQNTIFSHNFQEFDCLLPNPSPSNIASSSSIRTSSSNDASHEEDYLEDCDFSDAVLTFINQILMEEDMEDKTCMLQDSLDLQAAEKSFYEVLGKKYPPSPEVNTSLANQYTDSLNEELCGDSNNYLSNYGSTSNHGDDDPQTLSDVFQIRSALGDTISPSSNSSSNSIISGGDGWVDFSNNTIQVPEPNNRSQSIWQFQKGFEEASKFLPGGNKLCLDFEVNGSATQGPDEGTSQIYLKAARKDQRNVLSLESRGRKNPHDENGDLEEERSSKQAAVFAESPLRSKMFDIVLLCSAGEGHERLVSFRQELHNAKIKSMLQSGQLKVSNGGRGRRKKQSAKKEVVDLRTLLISCAQAVAADDHRNASELLKQVRQHASPFGDGSQRLASCFADGLEARLAGTGSQIYKGLINKRTSAADVLKAYHLYLAACPFRKISNFTSNRTIMVAAESATRLHVIDFGILYGFQWPTLIQRLSWRKGGPPKLRITGIEFPQPGFRPAERVEETGRRLAAYAESFNVPFEYNAIAKKWETVTVEDLNIDQDEFLVVNCLYRAKNLLDESVSADSARNTVLKLVHKISPNLFISGIVNGAYNAPFFVTRFREALFHFSAIFDMLETVVPREDYERMLLEREIFGREALNVIACEGWERVERPETYKQWQFRIMRAGFMQLPIAPEIFERAVEKVRSSYHRDFLIDEDSRWLLQGWKGRIIYAISTWKPSVE, encoded by the coding sequence ATGACTAGCAATATCGTCATGACCCCAGATAGAGAACTTAGAAAGTCGGGTCGGTACATAGATAATCGTCCTTTTGGGATTCAAGCAGAAGAGGGCACCCATGGGAGGCCTAGATTTCAGAATACCATTTTTAGTCATAACTTTCAAGAATTTGATTGCCTTCTCCCTAATCCATCACCGAGCAACATAGCCTCAAGTTCCAGCATTAGAACCTCATCTTCTAATGATGCAAGTCATGAGGAAGATTATCTGGAAGATTGCGATTTTTCTGATGCTGTTTTGACATTCATAAATCAAATTCTCATGGAAGAAGATATGGAGGACAAGACTTGCATGCTTCAAGATTCTTTGGATCTTCAAGCTGCTGAGAAATCATTCTATGAGGTCCTCGGAAAAAAGTATCCTCCTTCCCCTGAGGTAAATACATCTCTGGCCAATCAATACACTGATAGCTTGAACGAAGAACTTTGTGGAGATAGTAATAATTACCTGAGTAATTACGGCAGTACTTCTAATCATGGCGATGATGACCCTCAAACTCTGAGTGATGTATTTCAAATCAGAAGCGCTTTAGGTGATACCATATCTCCGTCATCTAATAGTTCCTCAAATAGTATAATTAGTGGGGGTGATGGGTGGGTGGACTTCTCTAATAATACAATTCAAGTTCCTGAGCCTAATAACAGAAGCCAATCAATTTGGCAGTTTCAAAAAGGCTTTGAAGAGGCTAGCAAATTTTTACCTGGGGGAAATAAATTGTGTCTTGATTTTGAGGTAAACGGGTCAGCAACTCAGGGTCCTGATGAGGGTACGAGCCAAATATATTTGAAGGCAGCTAGAAAGGATCAGAGGAATGTTTTGTCACTTGAATCACGTGGTAGAAAGAATCCTCATGATGAGAATGGAGATTTGGAAGAGGAGAGAAGCAGCAAGCAAGCAGCCGTATTTGCAGAGTCGCCTTTGCGATCCAAGATGTTTGATATTGTGTTGCTTTGTAGTGCCGGAGAGGGACATGAGCGGTTAGTTTCATTTCGACAGGAATTACATAATGCTAAAATCAAAAGTATGCTGCAGAGTGGGCAGCTAAAAGTGTCTAATGGTGGTAGGGGTCGTCGGAAGAAGCAGAGTGCGAAGAAAGAGGTTGTGGATTTGAGAACTCTTCTAATTAGCTGTGCTCAAGCTGTTGCAGCTGATGACCATAGGAATGCCAGTGAGCTTCTAAAGCAGGTCAGACAACATGCTTCTCCTTTTGGTGATGGAAGTCAGAGGTTAGCTAGTTGTTTTGCTGATGGTCTGGAGGCACGGTTGGCAGGTACTGGTAGCCAGATTTACAAAGGTCTAATTAATAAAAGGACATCTGCTGCTGATGTACTGAAAGCTTACCACTTGTACCTTGCTGCATGCCCATTTAGAAAGATCTCTAATTTTACTTCAAACAGGACTATAATGGTTGCTGCAGAGAGTGCAACTAGGCTTCATGTCATAGATTTTGGTATCCTTTACGGTTTCCAGTGGCCTACTTTAATCCAGAGATTGTCATGGAGAAAAGGTGGACCTCCAAAGCTTCGAATTACTGGAATAGAATTTCCCCAGCCTGGGTTTCGCCCTGCAGAGAGAGTTGAGGAGACAGGTCGCCGTTTGGCGGCTTATGCAGAGAGTTTCAATGTGCCATTCGAGTATAATGCTATAGCAAAAAAATGGGAAACTGTTACTGTCGAAGATCTCAATATCGATCAAGATGAGTTCCTAGTTGTTAACTGTTTGTATCGAGCAAAAAATTTACTTGATGAGAGTGTTTCTGCAGATAGTGCTAGAAATACTGTTCTTAAATTGGTACACAAAATTAGTCCTAACTTATTCATCAGTGGCATTGTCAATGGGGCATATAATGCTCCGTTCTTTGTTACTCGATTTCGAGAGGCTTTGTTTCACTTTTCTGCTATTTTTGATATGCTTGAAACCGTTGTACCTCGCGAGGATTATGAGAGAATGCTGTTGGAGAGAGAGATCTTTGGCAGGGAAGCTTTAAATGTTATAGCATGTGAGGGATGGGAGAGAGTGGAAAGACCGGAAACATACAAGCAGTGGCAATTTCGGATCATGAGGGCTGGATTTATGCAACTGCCTATTGCTCCTGAGATTTTTGAGAGAGCAGTTGAAAAGGTACGGTCTAGTTACCACAGGGATTTTCTGATTGATGAAGATAGCAGATGGTTACTTCAGGGTTGGAAAGGTCGAATTATATATGCCATCTCTACATGGAAACCTTCTGTAGAGTAA
- the LOC103486381 gene encoding suppressor of disruption of TFIIS-like produces MEYENRFRQAQRPKYDCLLFDLDDTLYPLSSGIAASCLQNIKDYMVEKLGIEQSKIPDLCNLLYKNYGTTMAGLRAIGYNFDYDEYHKFVHGRLPYDNLKPDPVLRNLLLNLPYRKVIFTNADKIHAVKVLKKLGLEDCFQGIICFETLNPTNKNFVDEMNPIPSDSEIFDIIGHFLHPNPGTELPKTPIICKPSEAAIERALKIAGLNPQRTLFFEDSVRNIQAGKRVGLDTVLIGTSQRVKGADYALESIHNLREGIPELWNVEIKSEMGYAGKVGVETSVTA; encoded by the exons ATGGAATACGAGAACCGGTTCAGGCAGGCTCAGAGACCAAAATATGATTGTCTTCTTTTTG ATTTAGATGACACTCTGTATCCCTTGAGTTCTGGCATTGCAGCTTCATGTCTTCAGAATATCAAAG ATTACATGGTTGAAAAACTGGGGATAGAGCAGAGTAAAATCCCTGACCTGTGCAATTTACTGTACAAGAACTATGGAACAACCATGGCAGGTCTCCGG gCAATTGGCTACAATTTTGATTATGATGAGTACCACAAATTTGTCCATGGAAGACTTCCTTATGATAATCTAAAGCCTGATCCTGTTCTAAGGAATCTTCTGTTGAACCTGCCTTATAGGAAAGTT ATCTTTACAAATGCTGACAAGATCCATGCAGTTAAAGTTCTTAAAAAACTTGGATTAGAAGACTGTTTTCAAGGCATTATCTGCTTTGAAACCCTGAATCCAACCAACAAGAACTTTGTTGATGAAATGAATCCAATCCCATCTGACTCGGAAATTTTTGACATCATTGGCCACTTTCTTCATCCCAATCCTGGGACGGAATTACCAAAAACTCCCATCATTTGCAAACCATCAGAGGCTGCCATTGAAAGAGCTCTCAAAATTGCAGGCCTCAACCCTCAGAGAACT CTGTTCTTTGAAGATAGTGTTCGAAACATACAAGCTGGGAAACGTGTTGGGCTCGACACCGTCTTG ATTGGCACTTCACAGAGAGTTAAAGGAGCAGATTATGCCTTGGAAAGCATCCACAATCTAAGGGAAGGAATACCTGAGCTTTGGAATGTTGAAATCAAATCAGAAATGGGTTATGCTGGCAAAGTTGGAGTTGAAACTTCAGTGACAGCTTAG